The following nucleotide sequence is from Gemmatimonadota bacterium.
CGCACGCGCCGAACGGTTCTACGACGAAGGCGAGGACGTCTGGCCCAAGCGCTACGCGATCTGGGGACGGCTCGTGGCGCAGCAGCCCGACCAGATCGCCTGGTCCATCGTCGACGACCGCACGGTGGGGCTGATGATGCCGTCCGCCTTCCCTCCGTTCGAGGCGCAGACCATCGAGGGTCTCGCCTGCGCGGTGGGACTGGATCCGGAGCGGCTCGCGCACACGGTGCGTGCGTTCAACGCCGCCGTGGTGGACGGAACGTTCGACCCCATGCGCCTCGACGACTGCCGCACGGAAGGCCTCACCCCGCCCAAGAGCCACTGGGCGCTTCCGATCGCCACCCCACCGTTCCGCGCCTGGCCGCTGCGACCGGGCATCACGTTCACGTACATGGGGGTGCGGGTGGACGCCGACGCGCGGGTGGTGCTGGAGGACGGGAGCCGCCTGGAGAACGTCTTCGCGGCCGGGGAGATCATGTCGGGCAACGTGCTGGGGAAGGGCTACCTCGCCGGGTTCGGCATGACGCTGGGCACCGTGTTCGGACGGATCGCGGGGGAGGAGGCGGCGCGTCATGCCCGCTCCTGAGACGCTCGCGGAGGCGCGGCGCGTCATGACGCTGTGCAACGCCTGCCGCTACTGCGAAGGGTTCTGTGCCGTATTCCAGGCGATGGAGCTCCGCACGGTCTTCGCGGACCACGACCTGAACTATCTGGCCAACCTCTGTCACGACTGCCGAGGCTGCTGGTACGCCTGCCAGTACGCGCCGCCGCACCCGTTCGACATCAACGTCCCGCGCGTGCTGGCGGACCTGCGGCTCCAGACCTACCGGGACCTGGCGCGCCCTCGCGCGCTCGGCAGCCTCTTCCGCCGTCCGGGACGCGTGGCGTTCGCGGCGGTGGCCGGCGCCACGCTCGCGGTGCTCGGCACCGTCCTGTGGGGACCGGGCCCGGACGTGCTCACCCGCAGCCACGTCGGTCCGGGCTCGTTCTACGCGGTCGTGCCCTACGCCGTCATGGTGGGCATGGGCAGCGCGCTGGGTCTGCTGGTCCTGGCAGCCTGGCTCCTGAGCATCCGGGCCGCGGGTTGGCTGCGCGACACCGGGGGCGTGCGGCCGCTGATCGCGGCCACCCTGGACGCGGCCCGCCTCACGTATCTGGGGGGTGGAGGGGAGGGCTGTCCCTACCCGGAGGAGCGCAGCTCCAGGCGACGCCGCGTCTTCCACCACCTGGTGTTCTGGGGCTTCCTGACCGATTTCGCCGCCACGACGGTCGCCGCCTTCTACCACCACGTGCTGGGGCTGGACGCCCCCTACGCCTGGACCAGCCTACCGGTAGTGCTCGGCTCCGCCGGCGGGGTCGGTCTCCTGCTGGGCACGGCGGGTCTGCTGGCCCTGCGGCGTGGGGCCGACCCCGATCCGGCCTTCCCACCCGCGCGCGCCCTGGATACGCCCTTCCTGGTGCTGCTCGGGCTGACGGCCCTGACCGGGTTCGCGGTCCTCTTCGGTCGCGAGACGGCCGCCATGGGCGCGCTGCTGGTCGTGCATCTGGGCGTCGTGTTCGGCCTGTTCGTCACCCTGCCGTACGGGAAGCTGGTGCACGCGGTGCACCGCTTCGGCGCCCTGGTGCGCTGGAACGGGGAGCGGGGCCAACGTTGACCGAAACCCCGCCGCCCCCGTCCCGGACGTGCGCGGCGCGCCGACCCGCGACCGGCGCGCCGCGCTCCACCGCGCCCTACG
It contains:
- the tcuB gene encoding tricarballylate utilization 4Fe-4S protein TcuB translates to MPAPETLAEARRVMTLCNACRYCEGFCAVFQAMELRTVFADHDLNYLANLCHDCRGCWYACQYAPPHPFDINVPRVLADLRLQTYRDLARPRALGSLFRRPGRVAFAAVAGATLAVLGTVLWGPGPDVLTRSHVGPGSFYAVVPYAVMVGMGSALGLLVLAAWLLSIRAAGWLRDTGGVRPLIAATLDAARLTYLGGGGEGCPYPEERSSRRRRVFHHLVFWGFLTDFAATTVAAFYHHVLGLDAPYAWTSLPVVLGSAGGVGLLLGTAGLLALRRGADPDPAFPPARALDTPFLVLLGLTALTGFAVLFGRETAAMGALLVVHLGVVFGLFVTLPYGKLVHAVHRFGALVRWNGERGQR